Proteins from a single region of Sphingomonas sp.:
- a CDS encoding sodium-translocating pyrophosphatase, with amino-acid sequence MTIVYIAIACGLIAVLYGILTAQQVLSAPAGNEKMQSIAAAIQEGAKAYLGRQYLTIAIVGAIVAVIMFFTLGTLSTLCFVIGAVLSGIAGFVGMHISVRANVRTAEAARGSLQGGLTLAFRSGAITGMLVAGLGLLSIAGIFGYLIHFAGLNLGELADRREIIAALTALAFGASLISIFARLGGGIFTKAADVGADLVGKVEAGIPEDDPRNPAVIADNVGDNVGDCAGMAADLFETYVVTLGLTMVSIALLLAGVGAEALMKLMALPLIVGGVCIITSIIGTYMVRLGGSQSIMGALYKGFWTTAILSIPAIYVATSYTLTGQFLGDMNTVVGALPVDPTAVIAGTGDIATLTGKEFTGMSLFLCMMIGLAVTGLLVWITEYYTGTNYRPVKSIAKASETGHGTNVIQGLAISLESTALPTLVIVVAVIAAFQIAGIIGVAFAATSLLALAGMVVALDAYGPVTDNAGGIAEMAGLPDDVRHKTDALDAVGNTTKAVTKGYAIGSAALAALVLFGAYTTDLKEFFPDVPVDFQLSNPYIIVGLLLGALLPYLFGAFGMTAVGRAAGSVVEDVRTQFRENPGIMEGSSRPNYARTVDIVTKAAIKEMIVPSLLPVLSPIAVYFIITYVAGQSEGFAALGAMLLGVIVSGLFVAISMTSGGGAWDNAKKYIEDGNHGGKGSEAHKAAVTGDTVGDPYKDTAGPAVNPMIKITNIVALLLLAALAGHVAG; translated from the coding sequence ATGACGATCGTCTACATCGCCATAGCATGCGGCCTGATCGCCGTACTCTATGGCATCCTGACTGCCCAGCAGGTGCTCAGCGCGCCTGCCGGCAACGAAAAGATGCAAAGTATCGCCGCCGCCATCCAGGAAGGCGCGAAGGCCTATCTCGGCCGGCAATATCTCACCATCGCCATCGTCGGCGCGATCGTCGCCGTCATCATGTTCTTCACCCTCGGCACGCTATCGACCCTGTGCTTCGTGATCGGCGCGGTGCTTTCCGGCATCGCCGGGTTCGTCGGCATGCACATCTCGGTGCGCGCCAATGTCCGCACCGCGGAGGCCGCGCGCGGCTCGCTGCAGGGCGGGTTGACGCTGGCGTTCCGCTCGGGCGCGATCACCGGCATGCTGGTGGCGGGTCTCGGCCTGCTCTCGATCGCCGGCATCTTCGGCTATCTCATCCACTTCGCCGGGCTGAACCTGGGCGAGCTGGCGGACCGCCGCGAGATCATCGCCGCGCTCACCGCGCTCGCCTTCGGCGCCTCGCTGATCTCGATCTTCGCGCGTCTCGGCGGCGGCATCTTCACCAAGGCCGCTGACGTCGGCGCCGATCTCGTCGGCAAGGTCGAAGCCGGTATCCCCGAGGACGATCCCCGCAATCCGGCCGTGATCGCCGATAACGTCGGCGACAATGTCGGCGACTGCGCCGGCATGGCCGCCGATCTGTTCGAAACCTATGTCGTCACTCTCGGCCTCACCATGGTCTCGATCGCGCTGCTCCTCGCGGGCGTCGGCGCCGAGGCGCTGATGAAGCTGATGGCGCTGCCGCTGATCGTCGGCGGCGTGTGCATCATCACCTCGATCATCGGCACCTATATGGTCCGCCTCGGCGGCAGCCAGTCGATCATGGGCGCGCTGTACAAGGGCTTCTGGACCACCGCGATCCTCTCGATCCCGGCAATCTATGTGGCCACGAGCTACACGCTCACCGGCCAGTTCCTCGGCGACATGAACACCGTCGTCGGCGCGCTGCCGGTCGATCCCACCGCCGTCATCGCCGGCACCGGCGATATCGCCACGCTCACCGGCAAGGAATTCACGGGCATGAGCCTGTTCCTGTGCATGATGATCGGCCTCGCCGTCACCGGGCTCCTCGTCTGGATCACGGAATACTACACCGGCACCAACTATCGCCCGGTCAAGTCGATCGCCAAGGCATCGGAGACCGGCCACGGCACCAACGTCATCCAGGGCCTGGCCATCAGCCTTGAATCGACCGCGCTGCCGACGCTGGTGATCGTCGTCGCGGTGATCGCGGCGTTCCAGATCGCCGGCATCATCGGCGTCGCCTTCGCCGCGACCTCGCTGCTCGCACTCGCTGGCATGGTCGTCGCATTGGACGCTTATGGTCCGGTCACCGACAATGCCGGCGGCATCGCCGAAATGGCTGGCCTGCCCGACGATGTCCGTCACAAGACCGACGCGCTCGACGCGGTGGGCAACACCACCAAGGCCGTGACCAAGGGCTATGCCATCGGCTCGGCCGCGCTCGCCGCGCTGGTGCTGTTCGGCGCCTATACGACCGACCTCAAGGAATTCTTCCCTGACGTGCCGGTCGATTTCCAGCTCAGCAATCCGTACATCATCGTCGGGCTGCTGCTGGGTGCCTTGCTGCCCTATCTGTTCGGCGCGTTCGGCATGACCGCCGTGGGCCGCGCCGCCGGTTCGGTGGTCGAGGACGTCCGCACCCAGTTCCGCGAGAACCCGGGCATCATGGAAGGCTCCAGCCGTCCCAACTATGCCCGCACGGTCGACATCGTCACCAAGGCGGCGATCAAGGAAATGATCGTCCCCTCGCTGCTGCCGGTGCTGAGCCCGATCGCGGTCTACTTCATCATCACCTACGTCGCCGGCCAGAGCGAAGGCTTTGCGGCGCTGGGCGCGATGCTGCTGGGCGTGATCGTCTCGGGTCTGTTCGTGGCCATCTCGATGACCTCGGGCGGCGGCGCATGGGACAATGCCAAGAAGTATATCGAAGACGGCAATCACGGCGGCAAGGGCTCGGAAGCCCATAAGGCCGCGGTGACCGGCGACACGGTCGGCGATCCCTACAAGGACACCGCCGGTCCGGCCGTCAATCCGATGATCAAGATCACCAACATCGTCGCGCTGCTGCTGCTCGCGGCGCTGGCGGGGCATGTGGCGGGGTAG
- the thiL gene encoding thiamine-phosphate kinase, with protein sequence MNEADFIAALRTLPLHPGAHGLLDDTATLTIGGETLVLTHDAIAEGVHYLPGTDPADIAWKLVAVNLSDLAAKGAEPIGVLIGATLSDERFIEGLRDILETYKVPLLGGDTIATSPAVFGCTAIGRATGPIPTRNGAKVGDLIWLTGSIGAAMIGYQTLRDQAADLPEEEAVYGDTSRYLRPVPRLYEGRALAPHVHAMMDVSDGLLLDASRIAVASNCTLAIQQDRVPFSPGACDLRELEALGWGDDYELLFTAPESFDPPIDATCIGHVLAPGPAPLLLDGMPPTGDLGYEHR encoded by the coding sequence TTGAACGAAGCCGATTTCATTGCCGCGCTGCGCACCCTGCCGCTCCATCCGGGCGCGCACGGCCTGCTCGACGACACCGCGACGCTGACCATCGGCGGCGAGACGCTGGTCCTCACCCACGATGCCATCGCCGAGGGCGTGCATTATCTTCCCGGCACCGATCCCGCCGATATCGCCTGGAAGCTGGTGGCGGTGAACCTGTCCGACCTCGCCGCCAAGGGTGCCGAGCCGATCGGCGTGCTGATCGGCGCGACGCTGAGCGACGAGCGCTTCATCGAGGGGCTGCGCGACATTCTCGAAACCTACAAAGTCCCCTTGCTTGGCGGTGACACCATCGCGACCAGCCCCGCGGTATTCGGCTGCACCGCCATCGGCCGCGCGACCGGCCCGATCCCGACACGGAATGGCGCTAAGGTCGGCGATCTGATCTGGCTGACCGGCAGCATCGGCGCGGCGATGATCGGATATCAAACGCTTCGCGACCAAGCCGCTGACCTTCCCGAGGAGGAAGCCGTCTACGGCGACACGAGCCGTTACCTCCGCCCGGTTCCTCGCCTGTACGAAGGCCGCGCTCTGGCACCGCATGTTCATGCCATGATGGATGTGTCGGATGGCCTGCTGCTGGACGCCAGCAGGATTGCCGTGGCCAGCAATTGCACCTTGGCCATCCAGCAGGATCGCGTGCCGTTTTCCCCTGGCGCCTGTGATCTCCGCGAGCTGGAAGCGCTAGGCTGGGGCGACGATTACGAGCTGCTGTTCACCGCCCCCGAATCCTTCGACCCGCCGATCGACGCGACCTGCATCGGCCACGTTCTCGCGCCTGGCCCCGCACCGCTGCTGCTCGATGGGATGCCTCCGACCGGAGACTTGGGCTACGAACACCGCTGA
- the nusB gene encoding transcription antitermination factor NusB, which produces MPSPTAKTRSKARAAARLAAVQALYQREMENTPITALLHEFHQHRLGATIEDVEYADADAAFFDDIVKGVDARRDEIDGVISSKLSSDWSLDRLDKPMRQILRAGAYELMARKDVPVGAVISEYLDVTDAFYDRREKGFVNGLLDAIAKDVRS; this is translated from the coding sequence ATGCCTAGTCCTACCGCAAAGACCCGTTCCAAGGCCCGCGCCGCCGCGCGCCTCGCCGCCGTCCAGGCGCTTTACCAGCGCGAGATGGAAAACACGCCGATCACCGCCCTGCTCCACGAATTTCACCAGCACCGCCTCGGCGCGACCATCGAGGACGTCGAATATGCCGACGCCGACGCCGCCTTCTTCGACGATATCGTGAAGGGCGTCGACGCGCGCCGCGACGAGATCGACGGCGTCATCTCCTCGAAGCTCTCGTCCGACTGGTCGCTCGACCGGCTCGACAAGCCGATGCGCCAGATCCTGCGCGCCGGCGCCTATGAGCTGATGGCGCGCAAGGACGTGCCGGTCGGCGCGGTGATCAGCGAATATCTCGACGTCACCGACGCATTCTACGACCGCCGCGAAAAGGGCTTCGTCAACGGCCTTTTGGATGCGATCGCCAAGGATGTGCGCTCCTGA
- the hisD gene encoding histidinol dehydrogenase — protein sequence MIRLDTTQLGFGRAFTALVNARREADEDVARNVTHIIKRVRDEGDAAVRDLTRLFDKHDLDATGWRIDRAECLQAWEGLTPDLRAALELAAERIAAYHAKQRPADSDDMDAQGIRLGARWRPVDSAGVYVPGGRAAYPSSVLMNALPARAAGVERLIMVTPTPNGEVNPLVLAAAHLAGVDEIWRIGGAQAIAALAYGTDRIAPVDVITGPGNAWVAEAKRQLYGVVGIDMVAGPSEIVVVADGQNDPEWIAADLLSQAEHDPTSQSILFTDDAGFADKVAEAVDRQIAGLATAETARASWDANGAIIVVAALADAIPLCDRLAPEHLELACDDAEALFEQVRHAGSVFLGRHTPEAIGDYVAGPNHVLPTGRRARFASGLSVLDFMKRTSFLQLDEPGLAAIGPAAVALAHAEGLPAHARSVAIRLRGK from the coding sequence GTGATCCGCCTCGACACCACCCAACTCGGCTTCGGCCGCGCCTTCACCGCCCTCGTCAACGCCCGCCGCGAAGCCGATGAGGACGTCGCCCGCAACGTCACCCACATCATCAAGCGCGTCCGCGACGAAGGCGATGCCGCCGTCCGCGATCTCACCCGCCTGTTCGACAAGCACGACCTCGACGCGACCGGCTGGCGCATCGACCGCGCCGAATGCCTGCAGGCGTGGGAAGGCCTCACCCCCGACCTTCGCGCCGCGCTCGAACTCGCCGCCGAACGCATCGCCGCCTATCACGCCAAGCAGCGCCCCGCCGACAGCGACGATATGGACGCGCAGGGTATTCGCTTGGGCGCCCGCTGGCGTCCGGTGGACTCGGCAGGCGTCTACGTCCCGGGCGGCCGCGCCGCCTATCCCAGCTCGGTGCTGATGAACGCGCTCCCTGCCCGCGCTGCCGGCGTCGAACGCCTGATCATGGTCACGCCGACCCCGAACGGCGAGGTCAATCCGCTGGTCCTCGCCGCCGCGCATCTCGCCGGGGTCGACGAGATCTGGCGGATCGGCGGCGCCCAGGCGATCGCGGCGCTGGCCTATGGCACCGACCGGATCGCACCCGTCGACGTCATCACCGGCCCCGGCAACGCCTGGGTCGCCGAAGCCAAGCGCCAGCTCTACGGCGTGGTCGGGATCGACATGGTCGCCGGCCCCAGCGAGATCGTCGTCGTCGCCGATGGCCAGAACGATCCCGAATGGATCGCCGCCGACCTGCTCAGCCAGGCCGAGCACGACCCGACGAGCCAGTCGATCCTGTTCACGGACGACGCCGGTTTCGCGGACAAGGTCGCCGAAGCGGTCGACAGGCAGATCGCCGGGCTCGCCACCGCCGAGACCGCGCGCGCCAGCTGGGATGCAAACGGCGCGATCATCGTCGTCGCCGCCCTCGCCGATGCGATCCCGCTGTGCGACCGCCTCGCCCCCGAGCATCTCGAACTCGCCTGCGACGACGCCGAAGCGCTGTTCGAGCAGGTCCGCCACGCCGGCTCGGTGTTCCTCGGCCGCCACACGCCCGAGGCGATCGGCGACTATGTCGCGGGCCCCAACCATGTCCTCCCCACCGGCCGCCGCGCGCGCTTCGCCTCCGGCCTGTCCGTCCTCGATTTCATGAAGCGCACCAGCTTCCTGCAATTGGACGAGCCCGGCCTCGCCGCGATCGGCCCCGCCGCCGTCGCCCTCGCCCATGCCGAGGGGCTCCCCGCGCACGCCCGCTCGGTCGCGATCCGGCTCAGGGGCAAGTGA
- the hisG gene encoding ATP phosphoribosyltransferase: MTEPLILAVPKGRILEECLPLLAHVGIIPEPAFADENSRALRFKTNTPAIDLIRVRAFDVATFVAHGAAQLGIVGSDVLAEFAYSELYAPVDLGIGHCRISVAEPADMASEDDPRGWSHVRIATKYPHITRAHFEARGVQAECVKLNGAMELAPVLGLAPRIVDLVSSGRTLKENGLVEVEVIAEVTSRLIVNRAAFKMRAGEVVPLVDAFRKAVA, from the coding sequence ATGACCGAGCCTTTGATCCTCGCCGTACCGAAAGGGCGCATTCTCGAAGAATGCCTGCCGCTGCTCGCGCATGTCGGAATCATCCCCGAACCGGCGTTCGCGGACGAGAACAGCCGGGCGCTGCGCTTCAAGACCAACACCCCGGCGATCGACCTGATCCGCGTCCGCGCCTTCGACGTCGCCACCTTCGTCGCGCACGGCGCCGCCCAGCTCGGCATCGTCGGATCGGACGTGCTCGCCGAGTTCGCCTATTCGGAGCTCTACGCGCCCGTCGATCTCGGCATCGGCCATTGCCGCATCTCGGTCGCCGAGCCCGCCGACATGGCGAGCGAGGACGATCCGCGCGGCTGGAGCCATGTACGCATCGCCACCAAATATCCGCACATCACCCGCGCCCATTTCGAGGCGCGCGGCGTCCAGGCCGAATGCGTGAAGCTGAACGGCGCGATGGAGCTGGCCCCGGTGCTGGGCCTGGCGCCGCGCATCGTCGATCTCGTCTCCTCGGGCCGCACCCTCAAGGAGAACGGCCTTGTCGAGGTCGAGGTCATCGCCGAAGTCACCTCGCGCCTGATCGTCAACCGCGCCGCCTTCAAGATGCGCGCCGGCGAGGTCGTGCCTTTGGTCGATGCCTTCCGCAAGGCAGTCGCGTGA
- a CDS encoding DUF2332 domain-containing protein, translating into MSDEAANREAYRLQHHYCTAMGAPITARICLALADCLSRDSRTGARALDWEGEPTKAALPLRTVGGLHSLALRGVALVDVFDGTITDPEAVKAALSAALSAHDGELYPWLDGPPQTNEAGRSGALMCGLIEVSRRFGQPLEILEIGSSAGLNLLIDRYRFDLGGTTVGPEDAPVTIRPEWRGPVPPRVPVRFASVRGCDQAIVDVRDAAAAERLRAYVWADNPERQARMTGAIAMIAAQPVQLEEADAAEWLEARLAEPQAEGVTRVLMHSVVWQYLPAQTQAKITGMMEEAGAAATADKPLAWVEMEPDRTLHRQEVRVRTWPDGAPGVMVAASQAHGAWVEGWTANIEEV; encoded by the coding sequence ATGTCGGATGAAGCAGCCAACCGCGAAGCCTATCGGCTCCAGCACCATTATTGCACGGCGATGGGCGCGCCGATCACCGCGCGAATCTGCCTGGCGCTCGCCGATTGCCTGAGCCGCGACAGCCGTACCGGCGCGCGGGCGCTCGACTGGGAAGGCGAGCCGACCAAGGCGGCGCTCCCCTTGCGCACGGTGGGCGGACTGCATTCGCTGGCGTTGCGCGGCGTGGCGCTGGTGGATGTGTTCGACGGCACGATCACCGATCCGGAAGCGGTGAAGGCGGCGCTGTCAGCGGCGTTGAGCGCGCATGACGGCGAGCTCTATCCCTGGCTCGATGGTCCGCCGCAGACCAACGAGGCCGGGCGTTCGGGCGCGTTGATGTGCGGGCTCATCGAAGTGTCGCGGCGCTTCGGTCAGCCGCTGGAGATATTGGAGATCGGATCGAGCGCTGGGCTGAACCTGTTGATCGACCGCTACCGATTCGATCTCGGCGGGACGACCGTTGGACCGGAGGATGCGCCGGTGACGATCCGTCCGGAGTGGCGGGGTCCGGTGCCGCCGCGGGTGCCGGTGCGCTTTGCCAGCGTGCGCGGATGCGATCAGGCGATCGTCGATGTCCGCGACGCGGCGGCTGCCGAGCGGCTGCGCGCCTATGTCTGGGCCGACAACCCCGAGCGGCAGGCGCGGATGACCGGGGCGATCGCGATGATCGCGGCCCAGCCGGTGCAACTGGAGGAGGCCGACGCCGCCGAGTGGCTGGAGGCGCGGCTGGCCGAACCCCAGGCCGAGGGCGTGACGCGGGTGCTGATGCATTCGGTGGTGTGGCAATATCTGCCGGCGCAGACGCAGGCCAAGATCACCGGGATGATGGAAGAAGCGGGCGCCGCAGCGACTGCCGACAAGCCGCTCGCCTGGGTGGAGATGGAGCCGGACCGGACGCTGCACCGGCAGGAAGTGCGGGTGCGGACCTGGCCCGATGGCGCGCCCGGGGTGATGGTCGCCGCCTCGCAGGCACATGGGGCTTGGGTGGAGGGCTGGACCGCGAATATTGAGGAAGTTTAG
- a CDS encoding alpha/beta hydrolase, translated as MGFDLQRIALPSGVELDVAIAGDPANPPIILLHGFPESHRTWRHQIPALAKDHYVVAPDQRGFARSSKPEGTENYSPDKPVADLLALADHLGIGQFTLVGHDWGGAIAWMAALQHPQRIARLIIVNAPHPLVFQRSLFDDAEQRASSQYITAFRNPDFEQFVARMGIPTFFDTSFAKYTDAAALAPERDAYIDEWSQPGTMTGMLNWYRGSSVIVPAPGETPERPAWLDAPFPPVTQPTLVIWGMKDTALRPVQLAELPNYVPDLTLVKIEDAGHFVPWEKPEPVTAAMREWLAKR; from the coding sequence ATGGGCTTTGACCTCCAGCGGATCGCATTGCCCTCCGGGGTGGAGCTCGACGTCGCCATCGCCGGCGACCCCGCCAATCCGCCGATCATCCTCCTCCACGGCTTCCCCGAATCGCATCGCACCTGGCGGCATCAGATCCCTGCGCTGGCCAAGGATCACTATGTCGTCGCCCCCGATCAGCGCGGCTTCGCCCGCTCGTCCAAGCCCGAGGGCACCGAGAATTATTCCCCCGACAAGCCCGTCGCCGATCTGCTCGCGCTCGCCGATCATCTCGGCATCGGCCAGTTCACGCTTGTAGGCCATGATTGGGGCGGGGCGATCGCCTGGATGGCGGCGCTGCAGCACCCGCAGCGGATCGCGCGGCTGATCATCGTCAACGCGCCGCATCCGCTCGTCTTCCAGCGCTCGCTGTTCGACGATGCCGAGCAGCGCGCCTCCAGCCAGTACATCACCGCCTTCCGTAACCCCGACTTCGAGCAGTTCGTCGCGCGGATGGGCATCCCCACCTTTTTCGACACCAGCTTCGCCAAATATACCGACGCCGCAGCGCTTGCTCCCGAGCGCGACGCCTATATCGACGAGTGGAGCCAGCCCGGCACGATGACCGGCATGCTCAACTGGTATCGCGGCAGCAGCGTCATCGTCCCCGCTCCGGGCGAGACTCCCGAGCGGCCCGCCTGGCTCGACGCGCCCTTCCCGCCCGTCACCCAGCCGACCTTGGTGATCTGGGGCATGAAGGACACCGCCCTGCGCCCGGTCCAGCTTGCCGAGCTGCCCAATTACGTCCCTGATCTCACGCTGGTGAAGATCGAGGATGCCGGCCATTTCGTGCCATGGGAAAAGCCCGAACCGGTCACCGCGGCGATGCGGGAGTGGCTGGCGAAACGCTAA
- a CDS encoding pirin family protein, whose translation MNESLILQTIEPVTHDLGGFKVHRTLPSRPRTMVGPFIFFDQMGPARLDVGTGIDVRPHPHINLATVTYLYAGAIDHRDSLGTFATIEPGAVNLMTAGKGIVHSERSPSAERAKGPELSGLQTWLALPEKYEEVDPAFEHVAAAQLPVVEGEGATARIIMGDLWGASAPTTTYAQTIYADIALDAGGNIPIDPSADERAVYLATGEATLDGMTLEPMTLYVLRPGIAATLRSDTGARIALCGGEAFKTPRHVWWNFVSSSRDRINQAKADWKAGAFPKVPDDDKEFIPIPEVPLTVSYP comes from the coding sequence ATGAACGAAAGCCTGATCCTCCAGACCATCGAGCCGGTCACCCATGATCTGGGCGGCTTCAAGGTCCACCGCACCCTGCCCTCGCGCCCGCGCACGATGGTCGGTCCCTTCATCTTCTTCGATCAGATGGGCCCGGCTCGGCTGGATGTCGGCACCGGCATCGATGTGCGCCCGCATCCGCACATCAACCTCGCCACCGTCACCTATCTCTATGCCGGGGCGATCGACCACCGCGACAGCCTCGGCACCTTCGCGACGATCGAACCCGGCGCGGTCAATCTGATGACCGCCGGCAAGGGCATCGTCCATTCCGAGCGCTCGCCATCGGCCGAGCGCGCGAAAGGCCCCGAACTGTCCGGCCTCCAGACCTGGCTCGCCCTCCCAGAGAAATATGAGGAAGTCGATCCCGCCTTCGAGCATGTCGCCGCCGCACAGCTGCCGGTGGTCGAGGGCGAAGGCGCCACCGCCCGGATCATCATGGGCGATCTGTGGGGTGCCTCGGCCCCGACCACCACCTATGCGCAGACCATCTATGCCGACATCGCCCTCGATGCCGGCGGCAACATCCCGATCGATCCTTCGGCAGACGAGCGCGCCGTCTACCTCGCCACCGGCGAAGCCACGCTCGACGGCATGACGCTGGAGCCGATGACCCTCTACGTCCTTCGCCCCGGCATCGCCGCGACGCTGCGCTCCGATACCGGCGCCCGCATCGCCCTGTGCGGCGGCGAAGCGTTCAAGACGCCCCGCCATGTCTGGTGGAACTTCGTCTCCTCCAGCCGCGACCGCATCAACCAGGCCAAGGCCGACTGGAAGGCCGGCGCCTTCCCCAAGGTGCCGGACGACGACAAGGAATTCATCCCGATCCCCGAAGTGCCGCTGACGGTGAGCTATCCCTAG
- a CDS encoding BolA family protein: MTLPATAPLAEIIHARLTAALAPSQLEVINDSHHHAGHMGDDGSGESHWTVIVESAAFAGQSRVARQRMVNHALADLLRQRIHALAIKARAPGE; this comes from the coding sequence ATGACCCTGCCCGCCACCGCGCCGCTCGCCGAAATCATCCATGCCCGTCTCACCGCCGCCCTCGCTCCGTCGCAGCTCGAGGTGATCAACGACAGTCATCATCATGCCGGCCATATGGGCGATGACGGCTCGGGCGAATCGCACTGGACGGTAATCGTCGAAAGCGCGGCCTTTGCCGGCCAGTCGCGCGTCGCCCGCCAGCGGATGGTCAACCACGCCCTCGCCGATCTGCTCCGGCAGCGCATCCACGCGCTGGCGATCAAGGCCAGAGCACCCGGAGAATAG
- a CDS encoding J domain-containing protein — protein MEAPGRLCAEPGCTEPGEFRAPLIEGAQSGRDGPPEFRWLCLEHVREFNSGYNFFRGMSADEIHDAQRPLAGWERETRAFSGNGGADRPPRWADFSDPLDAIGARFRQRMQDQAARKDGKPLSGRDREALRALALDVDADRTMLRRRYSDLVRRYHPDRNGGDRSHEAKLQAVIEAYQVLKSSPAFA, from the coding sequence GTGGAGGCGCCCGGGCGGCTGTGCGCCGAGCCGGGATGCACCGAGCCGGGCGAGTTTCGCGCGCCGCTGATCGAAGGCGCGCAGAGCGGGCGCGACGGGCCGCCCGAGTTTCGCTGGCTGTGCCTCGAGCATGTCCGCGAATTCAATTCGGGCTATAATTTCTTCCGCGGGATGAGCGCCGACGAGATCCATGACGCGCAGCGGCCGCTCGCCGGCTGGGAGCGCGAGACGCGGGCCTTTTCGGGCAATGGCGGCGCCGACCGGCCGCCGCGCTGGGCCGATTTCAGCGATCCGCTGGATGCGATCGGCGCGCGCTTCAGGCAGCGCATGCAGGATCAGGCCGCGCGCAAGGACGGCAAGCCGCTATCGGGCCGCGACCGCGAGGCGCTGCGCGCACTGGCGCTGGATGTGGATGCCGACCGGACGATGCTCAGGCGGCGCTATTCGGATCTGGTGCGGCGATATCATCCCGACCGGAATGGCGGGGATCGCTCACACGAGGCCAAGTTGCAGGCGGTGATCGAGGCGTATCAGGTGCTGAAATCGTCGCCGGCGTTTGCTTGA
- a CDS encoding DUF1428 family protein, translated as MTYVEGFLTPVPSANKDEYLKHAQSAAPLFERLGATRFVETWGDDVPDGKVNDLKKSVNLEDGETVLFSWLEYPDKAARDAANEKMMSDPAMAEMAKDMPFDAGRMIYSGFEAIVDTGTATAPGYVDGYLIPVPTDKKDAYREMAERVSGMFQEFGALRVVEGWSDETPDGKLTDYNRATLKKPDESVVYSWVEWPDKATRDAGWGKLMEDERMQNQPEPVFDGKRMMWGGFKPILDTRNG; from the coding sequence ATGACCTATGTCGAAGGATTCCTGACCCCCGTCCCCAGCGCCAACAAGGACGAATATCTCAAGCACGCCCAAAGCGCGGCGCCGCTGTTCGAGCGCCTCGGCGCCACCCGCTTCGTCGAGACCTGGGGCGATGATGTCCCCGACGGCAAGGTCAACGACCTAAAGAAATCGGTGAATCTCGAAGACGGCGAGACCGTGCTGTTCAGCTGGCTCGAATATCCCGACAAGGCCGCGCGCGACGCCGCCAACGAAAAGATGATGAGCGACCCGGCGATGGCCGAGATGGCCAAGGACATGCCGTTCGACGCCGGGCGGATGATCTATTCGGGCTTCGAAGCGATCGTCGATACCGGCACCGCCACCGCCCCCGGCTATGTCGACGGCTATCTGATCCCGGTACCGACCGACAAGAAGGATGCATATCGCGAAATGGCTGAAAGGGTATCCGGCATGTTCCAGGAATTCGGTGCCCTGCGCGTCGTCGAAGGCTGGAGCGATGAGACGCCCGACGGCAAGCTCACCGACTATAACCGCGCCACGCTCAAAAAGCCCGACGAGAGCGTGGTCTATTCCTGGGTCGAATGGCCCGACAAGGCCACGCGCGACGCCGGCTGGGGCAAGCTCATGGAAGACGAACGGATGCAGAACCAGCCCGAGCCGGTCTTCGATGGCAAGCGCATGATGTGGGGCGGCTTCAAGCCGATCCTCGACACCCGGAACGGCTGA
- a CDS encoding VOC family protein — MADKITTVLWFDHVGEEAANFYCSLGLPDSHVDRVIRSPGDNPSGKEGDVLVIDFTLDGRKYSALNGGDMFKPNESVSFMIVTEDQAETDRLWNAITGNGGQESVCGWCKDKWGYSWQITPRVLLESMTNPDRDAARRAHEAMMKMKKIDVAAIEAAIAG, encoded by the coding sequence ATGGCCGATAAGATCACCACCGTCCTCTGGTTCGACCATGTCGGCGAGGAAGCCGCCAACTTCTATTGCTCGCTGGGCCTGCCCGACAGCCATGTCGACCGGGTCATCCGCTCGCCCGGCGACAATCCCAGCGGCAAGGAAGGGGATGTCCTCGTCATCGACTTCACCCTCGATGGCCGCAAATATTCGGCGCTCAACGGCGGCGACATGTTCAAGCCAAACGAGAGCGTCTCGTTCATGATCGTCACCGAGGACCAGGCCGAGACCGACCGGCTATGGAACGCGATCACCGGCAATGGCGGTCAGGAATCGGTGTGTGGCTGGTGCAAGGATAAATGGGGCTATAGCTGGCAGATCACGCCGCGCGTCCTGCTGGAGTCGATGACCAATCCCGACAGGGACGCCGCCCGCCGCGCGCACGAGGCGATGATGAAGATGAAGAAGATCGACGTCGCCGCGATCGAGGCCGCGATCGCCGGCTGA